One part of the Streptomyces lienomycini genome encodes these proteins:
- a CDS encoding class I SAM-dependent DNA methyltransferase: MSKDAKSPKKLRSNRAALTHKVGYALRHPERVGPYVRRAGRDAWLRVRHPDHVGYYRAVMASDTRRDPEAAVGSRTHDRWLALGQMQFDYLVEHGLRPDHRMLDIGCGNLRGGWRFIDHLDTGHYYGVDISPDILIAAKRTLTERGLQAKLPHLTITGDLRLEFLPDDHFDVIHAHSVFSHSPLSVIDECLAHVGRVLTRTGFFDFTFDRTEGTEHQVLREDFYYRTDTLLTLAAQHHLHARFMEDWEKRPHGQSKIRVSRSPLPV, translated from the coding sequence ATGTCCAAGGACGCCAAGTCCCCGAAGAAACTGCGCAGCAACCGCGCCGCGCTCACCCACAAGGTCGGGTACGCGCTGCGCCATCCCGAGCGTGTCGGCCCCTACGTCCGCCGGGCCGGCCGGGACGCGTGGCTGCGGGTCAGGCACCCCGACCACGTCGGCTACTACCGGGCGGTGATGGCCTCCGACACCCGGCGCGATCCCGAGGCCGCGGTGGGCAGCCGGACGCACGACCGGTGGCTGGCGCTCGGGCAGATGCAGTTCGACTACCTCGTCGAGCACGGACTGCGCCCCGACCACCGGATGCTCGACATCGGCTGCGGCAACCTGCGCGGCGGCTGGCGGTTCATCGACCACCTCGACACCGGTCACTACTACGGCGTCGACATCTCGCCGGACATCCTGATCGCCGCGAAGCGGACCCTGACCGAGCGCGGCCTCCAGGCGAAACTGCCCCACCTGACCATCACCGGGGACCTCCGGCTGGAGTTCCTGCCCGACGACCACTTCGACGTCATCCACGCGCACAGCGTCTTCTCGCACTCGCCGCTGAGCGTCATCGACGAGTGCCTCGCACACGTCGGCCGGGTCCTGACCCGCACCGGGTTCTTCGACTTCACCTTCGACCGGACGGAGGGCACCGAGCACCAGGTGCTGCGCGAGGACTTCTACTACCGCACGGACACCCTGCTCACCCTCGCCGCCCAGCACCACCTGCACGCGCGGTTCATGGAGGACTGGGAGAAGCGGCCGCACGGCCAGTCCAAGATCCGGGTGAGCCGCTCGCCGCTGCCCGTGTAG
- a CDS encoding cupin domain-containing protein: MLEAKTLDKPDERRDFPRGHIEAVHMEGLDFAVATFEPGWRWSESVAPIAGTGSCMIHHNCYVVEGRMHVRMDDGAESEVGPGDVFVCSPGHDAWVVGDGQCVVYDFAGSMAKEYAKAD, translated from the coding sequence ATGCTGGAGGCAAAGACGCTCGACAAGCCGGACGAGCGGCGCGATTTCCCCCGCGGACACATCGAGGCCGTCCACATGGAAGGGCTGGACTTCGCCGTCGCGACCTTCGAACCGGGCTGGCGCTGGTCGGAGTCCGTGGCGCCGATCGCGGGCACCGGCAGCTGCATGATCCACCACAACTGCTACGTGGTGGAGGGACGCATGCACGTCCGCATGGACGACGGCGCCGAGAGCGAGGTGGGCCCCGGCGACGTCTTCGTCTGCTCACCGGGCCACGACGCCTGGGTCGTGGGCGACGGACAGTGCGTGGTGTACGACTTCGCCGGCAGCATGGCGAAGGAGTACGCCAAGGCCGACTAG
- a CDS encoding ATP-binding cassette domain-containing protein, translated as MTGPDEPAALHATDLGFRYRARGEWALRDCGFTLPRGRITALVGRNGAGKSTLLHLAGGLLRPAHGEIRVLDIPPDTAAARTRVALLTQDKPLYPRFTVADTLLMGRKLNASWDGSVAERVVREGGIALTARVGELSPGRRTRVALALALGKRPDLLLLDEPLADLDPVVRGEIMATLMAEAAEREVSIVLSSHVLPDLEQTCDWVMLLRAGRVELSEDTDTLREGHALLTGHVDEEPSLRGHTVVHRRTHGRQLTALVRPRGPVGGDWHVERPGLEEILLGHLRDGPGAAKEAVA; from the coding sequence ATGACCGGGCCTGACGAGCCCGCCGCGCTGCACGCCACGGACCTCGGGTTCCGCTACCGGGCTCGCGGCGAGTGGGCGTTGCGGGACTGCGGGTTCACACTGCCCCGCGGCCGCATCACCGCCCTGGTCGGCCGCAACGGCGCCGGCAAGAGCACCCTGCTGCACCTGGCCGGCGGACTGCTGCGCCCCGCGCACGGGGAGATACGGGTGCTGGACATCCCGCCGGACACGGCCGCGGCCCGCACCCGGGTCGCCCTGCTGACCCAGGACAAGCCGCTCTACCCCCGCTTCACCGTGGCCGACACCCTGCTCATGGGCCGCAAGCTGAACGCCTCGTGGGACGGGTCGGTCGCCGAGCGGGTGGTGCGCGAGGGCGGCATCGCCCTGACGGCCCGGGTGGGCGAGCTGTCGCCGGGCCGGCGCACTCGCGTGGCGCTCGCCCTCGCGCTCGGCAAGCGGCCGGACCTGCTCCTGCTGGACGAGCCGCTGGCCGACCTCGACCCGGTGGTGCGCGGCGAGATCATGGCGACGCTGATGGCCGAGGCGGCGGAGCGCGAGGTGAGCATCGTGCTGTCCTCGCACGTCCTGCCCGACCTGGAGCAGACCTGCGACTGGGTGATGCTGCTGCGGGCCGGACGGGTGGAGCTGAGCGAGGACACCGACACGCTGCGCGAGGGCCACGCCCTGCTCACCGGGCACGTCGACGAGGAGCCGTCGCTGCGGGGGCACACCGTGGTGCACCGCCGTACGCACGGACGGCAGCTGACCGCCCTGGTGCGGCCGCGCGGTCCGGTCGGCGGTGACTGGCACGTCGAGCGGCCGGGCCTGGAGGAGATCCTGCTCGGCCACCTCCGGGACGGCCCCGGTGCCGCGAAGGAGGCGGTGGCGTGA
- a CDS encoding ABC transporter permease, producing MFALALRSIRRRPGRFLATLLSAFLGAAVVMTFNSMHDTAAQDGVDPVSSETLGTAAGVVGGYGALLVFFAVASTLTVNVRQRTAELDLLRCSGATPAQIKRMVVGEGVAVALVGVALAIGPASLGGRALLDMFQDSGQVARSVDYSFGPVALLSGMGITLLASAGAAFLAVRRLTRGGRERAGAKRFLACAALGTGAVGAGSTFLFSATDEALMAPPAYGAILLSVGFALLSPRLLKGVLERLPLSGASGWLAVRNLRERASQPAGILVSLILFTAVSTATLTMQAVESDAVRASGLVKSVDAKNLETLNLTVVGVIAVFVCVMLVNSLYAATTYRSREFGQQRLAGATPGQVLGVVAVEGVVLTVTGVFFGTVAALAGVVPFTVVRTDAVLPDQFLGVWLAMVSVSAAVTLGTSVGTARRVLRTPAVGAVGLAA from the coding sequence ATGTTCGCACTGGCTCTGAGGTCGATCCGGCGCCGCCCCGGACGGTTCCTCGCGACGCTGCTGTCCGCCTTCCTGGGGGCGGCGGTCGTCATGACGTTCAACTCGATGCACGACACGGCAGCGCAGGACGGCGTCGACCCGGTCAGCTCGGAGACGCTGGGCACGGCGGCGGGGGTCGTCGGCGGGTACGGGGCCCTGCTGGTGTTCTTCGCGGTGGCCTCGACGCTGACGGTCAACGTGCGTCAGCGCACCGCCGAACTGGACCTGCTGCGCTGCTCGGGGGCGACTCCGGCGCAGATCAAGCGGATGGTCGTGGGTGAGGGGGTGGCCGTGGCGCTGGTGGGCGTGGCACTGGCGATCGGCCCGGCGTCGCTCGGTGGGCGGGCGCTGCTGGACATGTTCCAGGACAGCGGTCAGGTGGCGCGGTCCGTGGACTACTCCTTCGGGCCCGTCGCACTGCTGAGCGGCATGGGCATCACCCTGCTCGCGTCGGCGGGCGCGGCGTTCCTGGCGGTGCGGCGTCTGACGCGGGGCGGCCGGGAGCGGGCGGGGGCGAAGCGCTTCCTGGCCTGTGCGGCGCTCGGCACCGGGGCCGTGGGCGCCGGCTCCACGTTCCTGTTCTCCGCGACGGACGAGGCGCTGATGGCGCCGCCGGCCTACGGGGCGATCCTCCTCTCGGTCGGTTTCGCGCTGCTGTCGCCGCGGCTGCTGAAGGGCGTGCTGGAGCGGCTGCCGCTGAGCGGTGCGAGTGGCTGGCTGGCCGTGCGCAACCTGCGGGAACGGGCGAGTCAGCCGGCCGGGATTCTCGTGTCGTTGATCCTGTTCACAGCGGTGTCGACGGCGACGCTCACGATGCAGGCGGTGGAGAGCGACGCGGTGCGGGCCTCGGGTCTGGTGAAGTCGGTCGACGCCAAGAACCTGGAGACGCTCAACCTCACGGTGGTCGGCGTCATCGCGGTGTTCGTCTGCGTGATGCTGGTCAACTCGCTGTACGCGGCGACGACGTACCGCTCGCGTGAATTCGGTCAACAGCGGCTGGCGGGGGCGACGCCCGGGCAGGTGCTGGGCGTGGTGGCCGTCGAGGGCGTCGTCCTCACGGTGACGGGGGTGTTCTTCGGCACGGTGGCCGCGTTGGCCGGTGTGGTGCCGTTCACGGTGGTCCGTACCGACGCGGTGCTGCCGGACCAGTTCCTCGGGGTGTGGCTCGCCATGGTGTCGGTGTCCGCGGCGGTGACGCTGGGGACGAGTGTGGGCACGGCCCGGCGGGTGCTGCGGACGCCGGCGGTGGGGGCGGTGGGACTGGCCGCGTGA
- a CDS encoding GntR family transcriptional regulator, translated as MEGDVVEYRIDRRSGIPAYVQIVRQTEQALRMGVLRVGDKLPTAKEVVAATAINPNTVFRAYRDMEQAGLVRSRRGLGTFVTRSLARPGAEDDSPLRADLAAWVARALAAGLGRDDVLALVTAALEEHDEQQQEDA; from the coding sequence ATGGAAGGTGACGTGGTCGAGTACCGGATCGATCGGCGGAGCGGCATCCCCGCCTACGTGCAGATCGTGCGGCAGACCGAACAGGCACTCCGGATGGGTGTGCTGCGGGTCGGGGACAAGCTCCCGACGGCCAAGGAGGTCGTCGCCGCCACTGCGATCAACCCCAACACCGTGTTCCGGGCGTACCGCGACATGGAGCAGGCGGGCCTGGTCCGCTCGCGGCGCGGGCTCGGCACCTTCGTGACGCGGTCGCTGGCGCGGCCCGGCGCGGAGGACGACTCGCCCCTGCGGGCGGACCTCGCCGCGTGGGTCGCACGGGCCCTGGCGGCCGGACTGGGGCGGGACGACGTACTCGCCCTGGTCACGGCGGCCCTCGAAGAGCACGACGAGCAACAACAGGAGGACGCATGA
- a CDS encoding alkaline phosphatase D family protein, with protein sequence MAPTGRPSALAEHAFSPHDAVLGAAARHLGRRRFLTVTAAAAALAFSTNVPARGAVAAPERAARISKDPFTLGVASGDPLPDSVLLWTRLAPEPFLEDGGMGTERVAVEWEVALDEYFAGVLFRGTADAHAEYNHSVHVDVKGLTPGTVYYYRFRAGAWLSPAGRTRTAPAAGSATSSLKLAAVACQAYMDGYYTVLRHVAQDDVDVVFHLGDYLYEYAVDSAGGQRRYTDVTLPDVFNRETMTLADYRLRYSLYKSDEDLRAAHAAHPFVVAWDDHETENNYAGSTPENDIPPSEFLLRRAAAYRAYWENQPLRAAQLPQGPDARLYRRLHWGTLAQFDILDTRQYRSDQAYDDRPHAPGAESDDPARTITGAEQEQWLLDGWKGSTALWNVMPQQVCFSQRKFDVTADAALSMDAWDGYRASRDRVVAGAKAAGVDNWLILTGDVHVGYALDVKDDFDDPASATVATEVTCTSVASGRDGVEQPANWDLYMRANPHMKFYNGRRGYVRAELGRQATHLDFKTVAAISTPGAPVTTAASFVTEAGEPGLKPA encoded by the coding sequence ATGGCGCCCACGGGCCGTCCCAGCGCACTGGCCGAGCACGCCTTCTCCCCGCACGACGCCGTGCTGGGCGCCGCCGCCCGGCACCTCGGCCGCCGGCGCTTCCTCACCGTGACCGCGGCCGCCGCGGCCCTCGCGTTCTCCACCAACGTGCCGGCCCGCGGCGCGGTCGCCGCTCCCGAACGCGCCGCCCGGATCAGCAAGGACCCCTTCACCCTCGGCGTCGCCTCCGGCGACCCGCTGCCGGACTCGGTGCTGCTGTGGACCAGGCTGGCGCCCGAGCCGTTCCTGGAGGACGGCGGGATGGGCACCGAGCGGGTCGCGGTCGAGTGGGAGGTGGCCCTGGACGAGTACTTCGCGGGCGTCCTGTTCCGGGGCACCGCCGACGCCCACGCCGAGTACAACCACAGCGTCCACGTCGACGTGAAGGGCCTGACGCCCGGGACGGTCTACTACTACCGCTTCCGCGCCGGTGCCTGGCTCAGCCCGGCGGGCCGCACCCGCACCGCCCCGGCGGCGGGCAGCGCCACCTCGTCGCTGAAGCTCGCGGCGGTCGCCTGCCAGGCCTACATGGACGGCTACTACACCGTGCTCCGCCATGTCGCCCAGGACGACGTCGACGTGGTGTTCCACCTCGGCGACTACCTGTACGAGTACGCGGTCGACTCGGCGGGCGGGCAGCGCCGCTACACCGACGTCACGCTGCCCGACGTGTTCAATCGCGAGACGATGACCCTCGCGGACTACCGGCTGCGCTACTCGCTGTACAAGAGCGACGAGGATCTGCGGGCCGCGCACGCCGCGCACCCGTTCGTCGTCGCCTGGGACGACCACGAGACCGAGAACAACTACGCGGGCAGCACTCCGGAGAACGACATCCCGCCCTCCGAGTTCCTGCTGCGCCGGGCCGCCGCGTACCGCGCGTACTGGGAGAACCAGCCGCTGCGCGCCGCCCAGCTGCCGCAGGGTCCCGACGCCCGCCTGTACCGGCGGCTGCACTGGGGCACGCTCGCCCAGTTCGACATCCTCGACACCCGCCAGTACCGCTCCGACCAGGCCTACGACGACCGGCCGCACGCCCCCGGCGCCGAGTCCGACGATCCGGCACGCACCATCACCGGCGCCGAGCAGGAGCAGTGGCTGCTGGACGGCTGGAAGGGCTCGACCGCGCTGTGGAACGTGATGCCCCAGCAGGTGTGCTTCTCCCAGCGCAAGTTCGACGTGACCGCGGACGCCGCGCTCTCCATGGACGCCTGGGACGGCTACCGTGCCTCGCGCGACCGGGTGGTCGCCGGGGCGAAGGCCGCGGGGGTCGACAACTGGCTGATCCTCACCGGCGACGTCCACGTGGGCTACGCCCTCGACGTCAAGGACGACTTCGACGACCCGGCGTCCGCCACCGTCGCCACCGAGGTCACCTGCACCTCGGTGGCCAGCGGCCGGGACGGCGTGGAGCAGCCCGCCAACTGGGACCTGTACATGCGGGCCAACCCGCACATGAAGTTCTACAACGGCAGACGCGGCTACGTCCGGGCCGAACTCGGCCGTCAGGCCACGCACCTCGACTTCAAGACGGTCGCCGCCATCAGCACGCCCGGCGCTCCCGTCACCACCGCCGCGTCCTTCGTCACCGAGGCGGGCGAGCCGGGCCTGAAGCCCGCCTGA
- a CDS encoding ABC transporter ATP-binding protein, which translates to MTMFRSGARGNHDPGPAPEALRLVKVTRTYGSAENAVTALDGVTLSLGRGTFTAVMGPSGSGKSTLLQCAAGLDRPDAGIVCVDGKELTGGGEAELTRFRRGRVGFVFQQYNLLETLTVAQNTVLPLKLAGRRVDRRRAREILTSVGLGDRLGHRPDQLSGGQRQRVAIARALVTEPRVIFADEPTGALDTRSARQVLLLLQEAVRVHGRTVVMVTHDPVAASYADSVVFLADGRLAGRMEDPTPDAVAERLAHLGDDVPAGV; encoded by the coding sequence ATGACGATGTTCCGCTCCGGCGCACGAGGCAACCACGACCCGGGCCCCGCCCCCGAGGCCCTCCGGCTCGTCAAGGTGACCCGGACCTACGGCTCGGCGGAGAACGCCGTGACCGCCCTGGACGGTGTCACGCTGAGCCTGGGGCGCGGCACGTTCACGGCGGTGATGGGGCCGTCGGGTTCGGGCAAGTCCACGCTGCTGCAGTGCGCGGCCGGTCTCGACCGGCCGGACGCCGGCATCGTGTGCGTGGACGGCAAGGAGCTGACCGGTGGCGGCGAGGCGGAGCTGACGAGGTTCCGGCGCGGCCGGGTCGGGTTCGTGTTCCAGCAGTACAACCTGCTGGAGACGCTGACCGTCGCGCAGAACACGGTGCTGCCCCTGAAGCTGGCCGGACGGCGCGTCGACCGGAGGCGGGCACGGGAGATCCTGACGTCGGTCGGTCTCGGGGACCGGCTCGGCCACCGTCCCGACCAGCTCTCCGGTGGTCAGCGGCAGCGGGTGGCGATCGCCCGGGCGCTGGTCACCGAACCCCGGGTGATCTTCGCGGACGAGCCGACGGGCGCGCTGGACACGCGCAGCGCGCGACAGGTGCTGCTGCTGCTCCAGGAGGCGGTGCGGGTGCACGGGCGGACCGTGGTGATGGTGACGCACGACCCGGTCGCCGCGTCGTACGCCGACTCGGTGGTCTTCCTCGCCGACGGCCGGCTGGCCGGGCGGATGGAGGACCCGACGCCGGACGCGGTCGCGGAGCGCCTCGCCCACCTGGGCGACGACGTGCCGGCGGGGGTGTGA
- a CDS encoding ABC transporter permease: protein MKGTLWLAWRRQRTLVVCGAAVLLTAAALAAYFRAGMLDDLRSGLFDHCDPGPLYCSRPQDGLPQFLDVEPLKLLGALNLALPVLVGMFWGAPLLGRDRELGTHRMILSQGVGRAQWFASRFALAALGTTVLSGALALLFRWWWEPAVNRSYGVFWYEATALTGSGPSLVAAALFGLAVGTLAGLLTRRVLSAMAWTLLVTGAAAVLVQWTHRARLLVPPHRYVSDGWQPKAPMGDKWSTGHYGLITGSGRRDSVLECAFPSGSELRECMTRHGYVSRYYEANPAGDYWSFQWTDTALLGGLALVLVLVTALLLRRRV, encoded by the coding sequence GTGAAGGGCACGCTGTGGCTGGCCTGGCGCCGGCAACGGACGCTGGTCGTGTGCGGCGCGGCGGTCCTGCTGACAGCCGCCGCGCTCGCCGCGTACTTCCGCGCCGGCATGCTCGACGACCTGCGCAGCGGACTGTTCGACCACTGCGACCCCGGTCCGCTGTACTGCTCCCGGCCCCAGGACGGGCTGCCGCAGTTCCTGGACGTCGAGCCGCTCAAGCTGCTCGGCGCGCTCAACCTGGCGCTGCCCGTCCTGGTCGGCATGTTCTGGGGCGCTCCGCTGCTGGGCCGGGACCGGGAGCTGGGCACCCACCGGATGATCCTGTCCCAGGGCGTCGGCCGCGCCCAGTGGTTCGCCTCCCGGTTCGCCCTCGCCGCGCTGGGCACCACGGTGCTCTCCGGGGCGCTGGCCCTGCTGTTCCGGTGGTGGTGGGAGCCCGCCGTCAACCGCAGCTACGGCGTGTTCTGGTACGAGGCCACCGCGCTCACCGGCTCCGGCCCCTCCCTGGTCGCCGCCGCGCTGTTCGGGCTGGCCGTGGGCACCCTCGCCGGTCTGCTGACGCGGCGGGTGCTCTCCGCCATGGCCTGGACGCTGCTGGTCACGGGCGCGGCGGCGGTGCTGGTGCAGTGGACGCACCGGGCCCGCCTGCTGGTGCCGCCGCACCGGTACGTCAGCGACGGCTGGCAGCCCAAGGCGCCGATGGGCGACAAGTGGTCCACCGGGCACTACGGGCTGATCACGGGTTCCGGCCGCCGGGACTCCGTGCTGGAGTGCGCCTTCCCCTCCGGTTCGGAACTGCGGGAGTGCATGACCCGGCACGGGTATGTCTCCCGCTACTACGAGGCCAACCCGGCCGGCGACTACTGGTCCTTCCAGTGGACCGACACGGCGCTGCTCGGCGGCCTCGCCCTCGTCCTCGTCCTCGTCACGGCCCTTCTCCTGCGCCGCCGGGTCTGA
- a CDS encoding LutC/YkgG family protein has translation MSSRERILGRVRRALADVPGDEAPVARDYLREHGQRSAARTVDLLAENLADYRALVHRCAQGELPELIAGLLSAHGSTSVVVPHGLPKEWSRAVDADLVQDRAASTARELDRVDSVVTGCAVAVAETGTIVLDGSPDQGRRRITLVPDHHICVVRVPDQVVASVPLALERLDPARPLTWISGPSATSDIELDRVEGVHGPRTLEVVLVEG, from the coding sequence GTGAGCAGCAGGGAACGCATCCTGGGCCGGGTCCGGCGCGCGCTGGCGGACGTGCCGGGCGACGAGGCGCCCGTCGCCCGGGACTATCTGCGCGAGCACGGGCAGCGGTCCGCCGCAAGGACGGTGGACCTGCTCGCCGAGAACCTGGCGGACTACCGGGCGCTCGTGCACCGCTGCGCGCAGGGGGAACTGCCCGAGTTGATCGCCGGTCTCCTGTCCGCGCACGGGTCCACGAGCGTGGTGGTCCCCCACGGGTTGCCGAAGGAGTGGTCGCGGGCTGTCGACGCGGACCTGGTCCAGGACCGGGCGGCGAGCACCGCGCGGGAACTCGACCGGGTCGACAGCGTGGTCACCGGCTGCGCCGTGGCCGTCGCCGAGACCGGCACCATCGTCCTGGACGGCTCCCCCGACCAGGGCCGCCGCCGCATCACCCTGGTCCCGGACCACCACATCTGCGTCGTCCGGGTGCCGGACCAGGTGGTCGCGTCGGTGCCGCTCGCGCTCGAACGCCTCGACCCGGCCCGCCCGTTGACGTGGATCTCCGGTCCGTCCGCGACCAGTGACATCGAGCTGGACCGGGTCGAGGGGGTGCACGGTCCGCGCACCCTGGAGGTGGTGCTGGTGGAGGGCTGA
- a CDS encoding pyridoxal-phosphate dependent enzyme, whose protein sequence is MTTTTPVTLDDVRSAAARLEGVAHRTPVLRSRTLDALVGAEVHLKCENLQRVGAFKFRGAYNAASRLAPEQLARGIAAYSSGNHAQAVALAARELGTTAVIVMPEDAPPSKRDATVGYGAEIVTYDRYTGDRVALAEALAADRGLTLIPPYEHPHVIAGQGTAALELVEETGPLDVLVAPVGGGGLIAGSATAVKGLHPGTRVVGVEPEAGDDTRRSLEAGRRVTVPVPRTIADGQALPTPGELTFSLNRRLLDGIVVVCDDEIRDAMRFAFERLKTVLEPSGATPLAALLSGRIDALPGRVGVILSGGNVDAARFAALCAAPR, encoded by the coding sequence GTGACGACCACCACGCCGGTCACCCTCGACGACGTCCGCTCCGCCGCGGCCCGCCTCGAGGGCGTCGCGCACCGCACGCCGGTGCTGCGCTCGCGCACCCTGGACGCCCTGGTCGGCGCCGAGGTCCACCTCAAGTGCGAGAACCTCCAGCGGGTCGGCGCCTTCAAGTTCCGCGGCGCCTACAACGCGGCCTCCCGCCTCGCGCCGGAGCAGCTGGCCCGGGGCATCGCCGCCTACTCCTCGGGCAACCACGCCCAGGCGGTCGCCCTGGCCGCACGCGAGCTGGGCACCACCGCGGTGATCGTCATGCCCGAGGACGCGCCGCCCTCCAAACGGGACGCCACCGTCGGCTACGGCGCCGAGATCGTCACCTACGACCGCTACACCGGCGACCGCGTGGCCCTCGCCGAGGCCCTCGCCGCCGACCGGGGCCTGACCCTGATCCCGCCCTACGAGCACCCGCACGTCATCGCGGGCCAGGGCACCGCCGCCCTCGAACTGGTCGAGGAGACCGGACCGCTGGACGTGCTGGTCGCACCCGTCGGCGGCGGCGGACTGATCGCCGGGAGCGCCACCGCGGTCAAGGGCCTGCACCCCGGCACCCGGGTCGTCGGCGTCGAACCGGAGGCCGGTGACGACACCCGGCGCTCCCTGGAGGCGGGCCGGCGTGTGACGGTGCCCGTCCCCCGCACCATCGCCGACGGCCAGGCCCTGCCCACCCCGGGCGAGCTGACGTTCTCCCTCAACCGGCGGCTCCTCGACGGGATCGTGGTGGTCTGCGACGACGAGATCCGGGACGCGATGCGATTCGCCTTCGAACGGCTCAAGACCGTCCTCGAACCGAGCGGTGCCACCCCGCTCGCGGCCCTCCTGAGCGGGAGGATCGACGCCCTGCCGGGCCGCGTCGGAGTGATCCTCTCCGGCGGCAACGTGGACGCCGCCCGCTTCGCCGCACTCTGCGCCGCCCCGCGCTGA
- a CDS encoding helix-turn-helix transcriptional regulator: MNESALDSERDAVLAALRPVVEGIAATFGPVCEAVLHDYRHPEQSVVAVAGSVTGRTVGGAMSEIGMRVLARGDEARDELNYVTRTADGTLLKSSTIVLRDSTDAVFGALCVNLDVTAVDRAHALLGALAGTARAPAEVPATTFGDDIDAVVDAIVDDHPLRRDTSWAALDRDRRLELFRDLDGRGVFAVRRSVEHVAARLGISRASAYHYLSQARAVTGPAADSAGGHP; this comes from the coding sequence ATGAACGAATCCGCGCTGGACTCCGAACGCGACGCCGTCCTCGCCGCGCTGCGCCCCGTCGTCGAGGGCATCGCCGCGACGTTCGGGCCCGTCTGCGAGGCCGTACTGCACGACTACCGGCACCCCGAGCAGTCGGTCGTGGCCGTCGCCGGATCGGTGACCGGGCGGACGGTGGGCGGGGCGATGAGCGAGATCGGCATGCGCGTGCTGGCCCGCGGCGACGAGGCGCGCGACGAGCTGAACTACGTCACGCGCACCGCCGACGGCACGCTCCTCAAGTCCTCCACCATCGTGCTGCGCGACTCCACGGACGCCGTGTTCGGAGCTCTGTGCGTCAACCTGGACGTCACCGCCGTCGACCGCGCCCACGCACTCCTCGGCGCCCTCGCCGGGACCGCGCGCGCCCCCGCCGAAGTGCCCGCGACCACGTTCGGCGACGACATCGACGCCGTGGTCGACGCCATCGTCGACGACCACCCGCTGCGCCGGGACACCAGCTGGGCGGCGCTGGACCGGGACCGGCGACTGGAGCTGTTCCGCGACCTCGACGGGCGCGGCGTGTTCGCCGTACGCCGCTCGGTCGAGCACGTCGCCGCCCGGCTCGGCATCTCCCGCGCCTCCGCCTACCACTACCTCTCCCAGGCCCGCGCCGTCACCGGCCCGGCCGCCGACTCCGCCGGAGGACACCCGTGA